Proteins encoded by one window of Salvia splendens isolate huo1 chromosome 14, SspV2, whole genome shotgun sequence:
- the LOC121764312 gene encoding dirigent protein 22-like, producing the protein MVLTIDVSKQKTTYSYAYIPFEVELELELDQIALKQKLSRFRVYWHDIPSWNPPSSIPIVKPVTKSGFGQVNMIENPLTLGPELSSKAVGKAQGFYGMASQEELGLLMAMNFFFTTGKYNGSSITILGRNAVFDHVREMPVIGGSGLFRWARGYVQGRTHVFDPKSGAATVEYTIYVMNY; encoded by the exons atggtgttgacaATAGATGTTTCAAAGCAAAAAACTACCTATtcttatgcttacataccttttgaag TCGAGCTCGAGCTCGAGCTCGACCAGATTGCTCTGAAGCAGAAGCTAAGTCGCTTCCGCGTCTATTGGCACGACATCCCGAGCTGGAACCCCCCTTCATCAATACCCATCGTGAAGCCCGTTACTAAATCGGGCTTCGGGCAAGTCAACATGATCGAAAACCCGCTAACCCTAGGGCCCGAACTGAGCTCAAAGGCAGTCGGAAAAGCCCAAGGGTTCTACGGGATGGCTTCACAAGAGGAGCTCGGGCTATTGATGGCTATGAACTTCTTCTTCACAACCGGGAAATATAACGGAAGCTCAATTACTATTTTGGGAAGGAATGCTGTATTTGATCACGTGAGAGAAATGCCCGTCATTGGCGGTTCTGGGCTTTTTCGATGGGCACGTGGCTATGTTCAGGGCCGAACCCATGTTTTTGATCCCAAGAGTGGGGCTGCCACGGTTGAGTACACTATATATGTGATGAACTATTGA
- the LOC121764733 gene encoding uncharacterized protein LOC121764733, protein MAFSHFTIAIFSLIFLASASLSLSTADVHDLLPHFNIPKGIIPREIKSYSLSNTDSSFTIELSANPCYVKFDDQLVYYDTIIKGKLEFGKVTQVSGIQAKKFFFWVAVTGMEVDQENDMIEFHVGALSKKLPASDFQDVPTCKSTGLRDAFSMAASI, encoded by the coding sequence ATGGCTTTCTCTCACTTCACCATAgcaattttctctctcatcttccTGGCTTCAGCCTCTCTGTCTCTCTCCACGGCCGACGTCCACGACCTCCTCCCTCACTTCAATATCCCCAAGGGCATAATTCCACGGGAGATCAAGTCCTATTCTCTCTCCAACACCGACAGCTCCTTCACCATCGAGCTCAGCGCAAACCCTTGCTATGTCAAATTCGACGATCAGCTCGTCTACTACGACACGATCATCAAGGGGAAACTCGAATTCGGCAAAGTCACCCAAGTTTCAGGCATCCAGGCTAAGAAATTCTTCTTCTGGGTAGCCGTCACCGGCATGGAGGTCGACCAGGAAAACGATATGATCGAATTTCACGTCGGAGCTCTGTCCAAGAAGCTGCCTGCTTCGGATTTTCAGGATGTTCCTACCTGCAAATCGACAGGGCTGCGCGATGCATTTTCGATGGCAGCTTCGATTTGA
- the LOC121764313 gene encoding uncharacterized protein LOC121764313: MSPYRLVFGKMCHLPVGIEHQAFWAIKEMNLNTEACTRERRLQLQELEELHLDAYDSAMWYKERTKMWHDKNPRRKELKVGQKVLLFQSRLKLMPGKLRSKWACPYTIVAIRANGAIELQGSDPDSSPFLVNGHRVKPYRDGNEVCVVEEISLLIPESFH, from the coding sequence ATGTCCCCCTACCGACTGGtgtttgggaagatgtgccatctacCAGTGGGGATTGAGCATCAAGCCTTCTgggctataaaggagatgaacTTGAACACCGAGGCTTGCACTAGAGAGAGGAGATtacagctgcaggagcttgaagaGCTTCACCTCGATGCATATGAttcggccatgtggtacaaggagagaACAAAGATGTGGCACGACAAGAATCCCCGGAGGAAAGAGCTCAAGGTGGGGCAGAAAGTGTTACTCTTCCAGTCCAGACTCAAACTAATGCCGGGAAAGCTAAGATCAAAGTGGGCATGCCCTTATACCATAGTTGCCATACGCGCGAATGGAGCAATCGAACTCCAAGGAAGCGACCCTGATTCGTCTCCCTTCTTGGTAAATGGTCATCGGGTAAAGCCCTACAGAGACGGGAATGAGGTGTGCGTGGTGGAAGAAATTTCACTACTCATACCTGAATCTTTCCACTGA